Below is a window of Tolypothrix bouteillei VB521301 DNA.
TAGCTGTGATTCGAGGTTCAGCAATCAACCACGATGGTCCTAGCAGTGGTCTAACAGTTCCCAATGGATTGGCTCAGCAAAAACTCATTCTTAAGGCTCTGGAGAATGCTAAGGTAGAACCTTCCCAAGTGAGTTATGTAGAAACTCACGGCACGGGAACGGCACTGGGTGACCCCATTGAAGTGGAAAGTTTAGGGGCTATCTTTGGCAAAGGTCGTCAAGACAACCCTCTGATAATTGGTTCGGTAAAAACCAACATCGGTCACCTAGAACCAGCAGCAGGAGTTGCTGGTTTAATGAAGGTAGTGCTTTCTTTCCAACACAACGAAATTCCACCACACCCGCACTTTAAACAGCCCAATCCTTACATCAACTGGGATGAACTACCAGTGGTGGTACCAACCTCATCAATACCTTGGTTTTCAGGAGAAAAGCGGCGGTTGGCTGGAGTCAGTTCTTTTGGTATGGGCGGTACGAATGCCCATATTGTGTTGGAAGAGCCACCGATACTAGAGACTGTGAGAGCGGAAGTAGAACGCCCGGTGCATCTGCTGACACTATCGGCAAAGACTGAAGTTGCCCTCAAGCAATTAGCACTTCGCTATAATAATTACCTAGCTGTCAATCCATCTGCAGACATAGGAGACATTTGCTATACCGCTAATGCAGGTCGAACTCATTTTCCCCATCGGTTGAGTGTAGTTGCCTCTTCTGGAGCACAGTTGCGTGAAAAGCTAGCGAATTTCTCTGCCGGACAGACAACAGCAGAGGTATTTCAGGGACAAAGCAACAGTTTACCGAAGATAGCCTTTCTCTTCACGGGTCAGGGGTCTCAATATGTGGGTATGGGACGCCAACTCTACGAAACTGCGCCCGTCTTCCGCGCCGCCATCGATCGCTGCGATGAAATTTTGCGTTCCTATCTGGAAAAGCCTTTGCTATCGGTTCTTTACCCGGAACCAGGTCAGACTTCACCAATTAACCAAACCGCTTACACTCAACCCGCTCTATTTGCCATAGAGTATGCGTTGGTGCAATTGTGGCAATCCTGGGGAATTCACCCTGATGCTGTCATGGGTCATAGTGTCGGGGAATACGTTGCCGCCACTGTAGCGGGAGTCTTGAGTTTGGAGGATGGCTTAAAACTGATTGCCAACAGAAGCCGCCTGATGCAGACTCTACCTCCAGGTGGTGAAATGGTGGCAGTGTTTTCTGATGAAGCTTATATAAGTAAATTTATTGATATATATACTAGAAAAGTATCATTTGCTGCTTTTAATGGAGATTCCAACACGGTAATTTCCGGCGACACACAAGCAATTCAAGCAATTTGTGCTGACTTACAAGCAGCAGGAATATCGACTAAAAAGCTACAAACATCCCACGCCTTCCACTCACCACTGATGGAACCGATACTGGCTGAATTCCGTGAAGTAGCTGAACAAGTCACCTATGGTGCTCCTCAATTGACCATTATCTCCAATCTCACAGGAGAGCGACTGACTCCACAGGAAATATCGTCTGATTACTGGTGTCTCCATTTGCGCTGTCCGGTACAATTTGGCAAAAGTCTCAAAGCACTTCACGCAGAGGGATATGAGGTATTTGTGGAGATAGGACCAAAACCAACATTGTTGGGGATGGGGCGCAACTGTTTGCCAGATAAGATAGGAGCTTGGCTGCCTTCATTACGTCCGGGACAAGAAGATTGGCGGGTATTACTCCAGAGTTTGGGAGAACTATACGTGCGCGGAGCAGAGGTAGACTGGTCTGGCTTCGACCGGGGCTACGAGCGTCGGCGTGTAATGTTGCCCACCTATCCCTTCCAACGACAGCGCTATTGGGTGCAAAAGGCTGAGAGCGAGCATCAACAAACAGAATTATCATCTCAACAGACAATCCAAACCTCTATTGTTAACCTTCTGCAGCAAGGAAACATAGCACAGTTAACAAAGCAGCTGGAGACGGCAGGTAAGTTCTCACAAGAGCAGATGAAAATACTGCCCCAGATGCTAGAAGTTTTGGTTAAGCAACACCAACAAGAAATACAAACTACCGCTATCAAAGATTGGCTCTACGAAATAGAGTGGCAGCAGATGCCGCAGCAGACGGTGCAACAGAACACCCAAAGACAGGCACCAGGAACCTGGGTGGTTTTTGCCGATGCTAGCGGTGTCGGACAAGCACTGGGAGAACTTTTACAACAGCACGGACAGAGTTGTATTCTAGTTTACAATGGAAAAGCCTATCAAAACTTAAAACCGGGAATTTGGAGCATCAACCCCACCAGCCCTAAGGACTTTGAGCGTCTGTTTCAAGAGGTTTTAAGGGCTGAATTGCCACCGTTAAAGGGAATAGTCCATCTGTGGAGTTTAGAAGCAATGCCACCAAATGCCCTGACTATCCCAACTCTTGAGTCGGCTCAAAACCTTGGTTGCCTTAACGTATTGCATCTGGTGCAAACCCTGAGCCAGTACAATGAGTTAGCTTCATGCCAATTGTGGTTGGTGACTCGGGGAGCGATACCAGTCAAAGGCGATGTTACCTTGGCCGTTGCTCAAGCTCCATTATGGGGACTGGGTAAAGTTATTGCCCTGGAATATCCCGAACTCTGGGGCGGAATGTTTGATTTAGCACCGGAATCCACTGGTGATGAAGCAACACAACTGTTAGCAGAAATTGAGAATTCTCTTGGTGAAGACCATATCGCCTTTCGCGAGCGCAAACGGTATGTTCCTCGGTTAATACTTAAAGAAATATCAAAATTCAAACAAGTGGAGCTTTCCTCAGATAGCACTTACCTAATTACCGGGGGTTTGGGTGCTTTGGGACTGAGAGTAGCTCGTTGGATGGTGTCTCAGGGGGCGAGACAGTTGGTTTTGGTTGGACGAAGTGCGGCTTCAGATGCAGTGCAATCAACCCTCAGGCAACTCGAACAACTTGGAGCCAAGGTTTTCGTTGCTCAAGCAGATGTGTCTGATGAAGCGGATGTGGTGAAACTGCTTGCAACAATGAACGCATCCATGCCACCTCTCCGAGGAATTGTTCATGCTGCGGGGGTTTCTGGTTACAAACCCATCAAAGATATGGATTCGGATACCTTTGAATCAGTGGTGCGTCCTAAAGTGTTGGGGACATGGATACTGCATCAACTGACGCAGGACATGAAATTGGACTTTTTCGTCAACTTCTCCTCCATTGCATCAGTGTGGGGTTCCAAGGGACAGGCGCACTACGCAGCGGCAAACCACTTCCTTGATGTGTTGGCCCATCACCGTCAAGGACTCGGATTGCCTGGATTAACTGTGAATTGGGGTCCTTGGGCTGATGGTGGTATGGTCGTAGAGGAATTCCAGAGGTGGATGTCTCGAATGGGTGTAAGCGGCTTGCAGCCGGAGAATGCGATCGCTGCTTTGGAATACCTAATGGCAGAGGGGTCTGTTCAGACAACGGTGGCTAATATCGATTGGAGTTTGTTCAAAGAGGTATATGAAGCCAGGGGAAAACGCCCACTCCTAGAACTGCTTGCAGGACAATCGCAGAAAGGGCAACAGCAGCCGTCAGTGCGACATTCCGATATCTTACCGCGATTGTTGCAAGCTCAAAGTGACGAGCGCTTGCATCTGTTGGTAGTTTATTTACAAGAGCAAATAACTAAAGTGTTGGGGTTTGACGAATCGTTAGTTTTAAATCCGCACCAAAGCTTGCTGGAATTAGGTCTTGATTCTTTAATGGCTGTTCAACTCAAAAATGCGATCGCAACCGACCTTGAGGTGAATGCTCCTGTAGAAAAAATCATTGATGGCTCCAGCATTATGCAACTGGCAGAACTATTACTGCAGGAATTAGCCATAGCAAACACAACACCGCCAGCACCCCCTTCTTCCTTAGAAAATGAATTAGAACTTATTAAACTACCAATAGAAGATGGTTCTACCTCCTTTGCATCTCTTGCATCAGCAACTAAATTAAGCCAGGACAATTGGATAGAGGGGGAATTATGAATTTAGTTGAGTTTTTACAAGAGCTTTCGGCAAAGAATGTAGAATTGTGGGTCGATGGTGGTAAACTGCGCTATCGAGGTCCTCAAGATGTATTAACCCCAGAATTATTAAACGATATTAAGCGTTTTAAGGAAAAAATTATACTGCTGCTGCAAAAGGGCACCGAAACTGCTCAAACCATTAGCCTGCGCCCTATGGAACGGAACGGGCATATACCGCTGTCCTTTGCCCAACAGCGTATGTGGTTTCTACAGCAGTTAGATGTGAATACTAGCTTTTACAACCTTCCTGCGGCTATGCGTTTTGTAGGGACCCTCGATGTCACTGCTCTAGAATACAGTTTCAATTACATCATCAGCCGTCACGAAACCCTACGTACTAACTTTATTCAGGTAAACGGGCAACCCTTTCAAGTCATCCACCCCAGACTTTCCTTGAAACTCACTGTTGTGGATTTGCGATCGGAAAGCGAACGAGAAAGCTATTGCCAGCAACTAGCCGTAGAAGAAACCCAACGCCCATTTGACTTGGCAACTGACCCATTGGTGCGGGCTAGTTTGTTCAAGCTGACAGAGACAGAACACATTTTGCTACTGGTTATCCATCACATAGTATCAGATGGTTGGTCAATGGGCGTACTTATCCGTGAGATAGCAGCAGCCTATCAAGCTGTATGCAGTCAAAAGCCAATTGCACTACCAAAGTTGTCGGTTCAATATGCTGATTTTGCTATATGGCAGCAGCAGTGGTTGCAGCGGGAGGAACTGGCAAAGCAGCTAGCATACTGGAAGGAAAAACTGGCGGGTGCGACTGCTTTATTGGAACTGCCCACCGACCGACCGCGACCTGCGATTCAAACTTACCGGGGGAAAACCGAGAAATTTGCGCTTACAAAAGAACTGAGATCGGCGTTAGCGGTACTGAGTCAGCAACAGGGTGTGACGCTGTTCATGATGTTACTGGCAGCGTTTCAAACTTTACTCTATCGCTACAGCAACCAGACTGATATCTGCGTTGGCACACCCATTGGCAACCGCAATGGTAAAGAAATCGAGGGGTTAATTGGGTTATTCCTCAACACTTTAGTGCTGCGGAGCGATTTGTCTGCTAACCCAAGTTTTAGCGATTTACTGTCACAAGTGCGTCAAGTTGCACTTGACGCCTACGCCCATCAAGACCTGCCCTTTGAGCAGTTGGTGGAACAATTGCAGCCAGAGCGTTCTTTAAGTTATGCACCACTTTTCCAAGTGATGTTTGTGCTTCTCGTTGCGCCAACGTCACAGTTGCAACTTCCAGGCTTAACGCTGTCTCCGTTTCCCATCGAAAGCTTGACAGCCAAGTTTGATTTGACTTTATCACTAGAGAACACAGGCACTGGATTGATTGGTTATCTGGAATACAATACTGACCTGTTTGACGCAGCTACCATTGCGCGGATGGTAGAGCACTATCAAACTCTACTTGAGGCGGTGGTTGCTAATCCCCATCAGAAGATATCAGAACTCCCACTGCTTACTGCCAAAGAAAAACACCAGATACTGGTGGAGTGGAACGATACTCAACTAGACTACCCCAAACAATTGTGTTTGCACTCTTTGTTTGAGCAACAAGTTGAAAAAACACCAGACGCTGTAGCCGTGGTGTTTGAAAATGAACAACTCACCTACACTCAGTTAAACGCCAAAGCTAACCAACTCGCACATCACCTACTCCAGTTGGGTGTCGGACCGGAAGTGTTGGTCGCCATTTGTGTCGAACGCTCAATCGAGATGTTAGTAGGACTGGTGGCAATTCTTAAAGCCGGTGGGGCCTATGTCCCCCTCGACCCCATTTACCCACCAGAGCGATTGGCGTACATCCTGGAAGACTCGGGTGCCAAAGTACTGCTCGCTCAGCAGGCGGTAGCAGAGCTTCTGCCAGAGACACACGGGCATGTTGTCTACTTAGACACAGATTGGCCAATTCACCAAAGTTCATCCAACCCCAACACTCATGTTTGCGCCGATAATTTAGCGTATGCCATCTACACCAGTGGCTCCACCGGACGACCTAAAGGAGTGCAAATTCCCCACAGGGCGGTAGTGAACTTTTTAAACTCAATGTCGGCTCAACCGGGGATAGGGTCAGAAGATGTACTGGTAGCGGTGACGACCATTACCTTTGATATTGCAGCGTTGGAGTTGTTCCTACCATTGAGTAGGGGCGCATGGGTCGTCCTCACCCGCGATTTGATTGCCGATGGCGGTCAAAGCACTGCGGCTTTGGGAACATCCAGCGCTACAGTTATGCAAGGCACTCCAGCCACTTGGCGAGCCCTCATGCAAGCAGGCTTCCTTGGCAATCCTCAATTGAAAATCCTTTGTGGTGGTGAAGCTCTCGATCGCGAACTCGCAGCACAATTGCTCGAGCGTGCCGATAGCTTGTGGAATATGTACGGTCCAACGGAGACCACCATTTGGTCAGCCGTTTCTCAGGTGCAGCCCGATTCTGGCGCGGTGTCCATCGGCAGAGCGATCGCCAACACCCAATTCTACATCCTCGATGTCAATTTACAACCAGTACCAGTGGGTGTGGCTGGGGAATTGCACATTGGCGGTGATGGCTTGGCGCGGGGCTATCTCAGCCGCCCTGAATTGACAGCCGAAAAGTTCATTCCCAACCCCTTTAGCAAAAAGCCCGGTGAAAGGCTCTACAAAACTGGAGATTTAGTTCGCTACCTAAAAGATGGTAATATTGAGTATATCGGACGTATTGACCATCAGGTGAAAGTGCGCGGTTTCCGCATTGAATTAGCCGAAATTGAAGCACTCCTGAGCCAGCACCCAACTGTACAACATACCGTTGTCATAGCTAAAGACATTGCAGGGGACAAGCGCTTGGTTGCTTACTTAGTACCCCAGGCTCAGACAACACCAGCCCTTAGTGAGTTGCGCTCCTTCCTCAAACAGCAACTGCCCGAGTACATGGTGCCGTCTTATTTTATGGTGCTCGATGCCTTTCCGCTCACACCCAATGGCAAAGTTGACCGTAAAGCCCTGCCTACCCCCGACCAAACCCGAATAGAGGCCCAAGCATACGTTGCACCGCGAAACGAGGTGGAGCGAATTCTCAGCCATGTCTGGCAAGAGGTGCTGAATCTCGAAAGAGTCGGTGTAAACGACAACTTCTTTGAACTCGGCGGTCATTCACTTCTGGTCGTTCAAGTCCATAGCAAACTCAATCAAAAGTTACTTGGAAACATTAACAAAGAAATCTCAGTAGTTGACTTATTTAAATATCCAACTATAAGTACCTTGGCGCAATATCTCCGACAGGAGCAAAATGGGGCAACACCTGCAAGGCAGAAAATCAATGACCGCGCCAGCAAGCAAATAGAAGCTCTGAAACGACAACCACTGATGAAACAAAGGAAGAAGAACAATGGATAACCAGGAAACCAATGATGAAATGGAAGTGCTCGCCAGCATTGCTGGTCGTTTTCCAGGAGCCAAAAACGTTGATGAGTTTTGGCAGAATCTGCGCGACGGTGTTGAGTTCATTTCATCAGTCGGTGAACAAGAGGAGATACAGCTATGAAAACTATTGAGGAGTTTTTGTCTGACCTCTGCACATTAGATGTAAAGCTGTGGGTGGATGGCGACCGTCTGCGGTGTAGCGCCCCTGAGGGAATACTCACACCGTCTCTGCGCCTTCAGTTACAAGAGCGCAAAGTAGAAATTCTCGCGTTTTTACAAAAAGCTAGTCTGACCTCAAGTTCCGCTCTAGCGACAATTCAGCCCGTTTCGCGATCGCTCAAACTACCACTGTCCTTTGCCCAACAACGCTTGTGGTTCCTGCAGCAATTAGAGCCTGAGAGTGGCTTTTACAACATTCACGTGCAAGTCCGTTTTCAGGGGAACCTCAATGTCACTGCTCTAGAATACAGTCTCAATCACATCATCAGCCGCCACGAAGTCCTACGTACCAACTTTGTTGTAGTAGATGGGCAACCGATACAAGTTATTGCTGACAGCAAGACCATAACCCTGGCAACTGTAGACTTGCAACACTTAGAGCCAACACAGCGAGAAAGCACCTGCCGCCAATTAATCCTTGAAGAAGCCGCACAACCTTTTGACTTGACAACTGACTCACTGGTGCGGGCGAGTTTGTTCAAGCTGACAGAGACAGAACACGTTCTGCTACTGATGATGCACCATATGGTTTCAGATTGGTGGTCAATGGGGGTATTGGTAAACGAGTTAGCAGCAATCTATCAAGCTGCGTATAACAATGTACCCATCGCCCTACCAAAGTTGCCGATTCAGTATGCTGACTTTGCTGTTTGGCAGCGACAGTGGTTGCAGGGAGAGGAACTGACAAAGCAGGTGGGATACTGGAAGGAAAAACTCGCAGGTGCTCCCGCTTTGTTGGAAATGCCCACCGATAGACCGCGACCCGCTATTCAAACATATAAGGGGGCGACTGAGAAATTTAAACTTTCTCAAGAGTTATGTGAAGCGCTAACTGCCCTAAGTCAGCGACAGGGCGTGACACTGTTCATGACGCTTTTAGCAGCATTTCAAATATTGCTGTATCGCTATAGCGGTCAGACTGACATTTGTGTGGGTACACCAATAGCTAACCGCAATCGTGCCGAAACAGAGGGGTTATTCGGGTTATTCCTCAACACTCTAGTGCTGCGGGGCAATTTGTCTGGCAATCCCAGTTTTGTTGATTTCCTCTTGCAAGTGCGCTCAGTTGCCCTTGGTGCTTACGCCCATCAAGACCTGCCCTTTGAGCAGTTGGTGGAACAATTGCAGCCAGAGCGTTCTTTAAGCCACACACCACTTTTCCAAGTGATGTTTGTGCTCCACAATACACCAATGCAAGTGTTGCAACTTCCCAACTTAACGCTCTCGCCATTGGAACTTGAAAGCTCAACTGCCAAGTTTGATTTGAACCTCACCTTAAAGAACACTGCCCAAGGATTCAGTGAAAATACAGATGTTGGATTGAGCGGCTTTCTTGATTACAACACTGACTTGTTTGATGCTACTACCATTGCGCGGATGGCAGAGCACTATCTAACTCTACTCGAGGCGGTGGTTGCTAATCCCCATCAGAAGATATCAGAACTCCCACTGCTAAGCGATCGCGAACAACGCCAGATACTAGTGGAGTGGAACGATACTCAAGCAAACTACCCCAAACAATTGTGTTTGCATCAGTTGTTTGAACAACAAGTTGAAAAAACACCAGACGCTGTGGCAGTGGTGTTTGAAAATGAACAACTCACCTACACTCAGTTAAACGCCAAAGCCAATCAACTCGCACATCACCTACTCCAGTTGGGTGTCGGACCGGAAGTGTTGGTCGCCATTTGTGTCGAACGCTCAATCGAGATGTTAGTGGGACTGTTGGCAATTCTCAAAGCCGGTGGGGCCTATGTCCCCC
It encodes the following:
- a CDS encoding type I polyketide synthase, translated to MSQLPSDTSQLSALQQSLFVVQKLKSKLTEIENAKTEPIAIIGMSCRFPGGANDPERFWQLLHEGADTISEVPAQRWNINDYYDPNPDALGKMYTRTAGFLNEVDQFDPLFFGISPREAVSLDPQQRLLLEVSWEALENAAQPSNQLSSSQTGIFVGIGQNDYAQLQIKLGDPTRIDAYTGTGNGFCFASGRLSYVLGLQGPNMAIDTACSSSLVAVHLACQSLRAGECNLALAGGVQLILSPETTIFLSKARALSPDGRCKTFDAAADGFGRGEGCGVVVLKRLSDAIANKDNILAVIRGSAINHDGPSSGLTVPNGLAQQKLILKALENAKVEPSQVSYVETHGTGTALGDPIEVESLGAIFGKGRQDNPLIIGSVKTNIGHLEPAAGVAGLMKVVLSFQHNEIPPHPHFKQPNPYINWDELPVVVPTSSIPWFSGEKRRLAGVSSFGMGGTNAHIVLEEPPILETVRAEVERPVHLLTLSAKTEVALKQLALRYNNYLAVNPSADIGDICYTANAGRTHFPHRLSVVASSGAQLREKLANFSAGQTTAEVFQGQSNSLPKIAFLFTGQGSQYVGMGRQLYETAPVFRAAIDRCDEILRSYLEKPLLSVLYPEPGQTSPINQTAYTQPALFAIEYALVQLWQSWGIHPDAVMGHSVGEYVAATVAGVLSLEDGLKLIANRSRLMQTLPPGGEMVAVFSDEAYISKFIDIYTRKVSFAAFNGDSNTVISGDTQAIQAICADLQAAGISTKKLQTSHAFHSPLMEPILAEFREVAEQVTYGAPQLTIISNLTGERLTPQEISSDYWCLHLRCPVQFGKSLKALHAEGYEVFVEIGPKPTLLGMGRNCLPDKIGAWLPSLRPGQEDWRVLLQSLGELYVRGAEVDWSGFDRGYERRRVMLPTYPFQRQRYWVQKAESEHQQTELSSQQTIQTSIVNLLQQGNIAQLTKQLETAGKFSQEQMKILPQMLEVLVKQHQQEIQTTAIKDWLYEIEWQQMPQQTVQQNTQRQAPGTWVVFADASGVGQALGELLQQHGQSCILVYNGKAYQNLKPGIWSINPTSPKDFERLFQEVLRAELPPLKGIVHLWSLEAMPPNALTIPTLESAQNLGCLNVLHLVQTLSQYNELASCQLWLVTRGAIPVKGDVTLAVAQAPLWGLGKVIALEYPELWGGMFDLAPESTGDEATQLLAEIENSLGEDHIAFRERKRYVPRLILKEISKFKQVELSSDSTYLITGGLGALGLRVARWMVSQGARQLVLVGRSAASDAVQSTLRQLEQLGAKVFVAQADVSDEADVVKLLATMNASMPPLRGIVHAAGVSGYKPIKDMDSDTFESVVRPKVLGTWILHQLTQDMKLDFFVNFSSIASVWGSKGQAHYAAANHFLDVLAHHRQGLGLPGLTVNWGPWADGGMVVEEFQRWMSRMGVSGLQPENAIAALEYLMAEGSVQTTVANIDWSLFKEVYEARGKRPLLELLAGQSQKGQQQPSVRHSDILPRLLQAQSDERLHLLVVYLQEQITKVLGFDESLVLNPHQSLLELGLDSLMAVQLKNAIATDLEVNAPVEKIIDGSSIMQLAELLLQELAIANTTPPAPPSSLENELELIKLPIEDGSTSFASLASATKLSQDNWIEGEL
- a CDS encoding non-ribosomal peptide synthetase yields the protein MNLVEFLQELSAKNVELWVDGGKLRYRGPQDVLTPELLNDIKRFKEKIILLLQKGTETAQTISLRPMERNGHIPLSFAQQRMWFLQQLDVNTSFYNLPAAMRFVGTLDVTALEYSFNYIISRHETLRTNFIQVNGQPFQVIHPRLSLKLTVVDLRSESERESYCQQLAVEETQRPFDLATDPLVRASLFKLTETEHILLLVIHHIVSDGWSMGVLIREIAAAYQAVCSQKPIALPKLSVQYADFAIWQQQWLQREELAKQLAYWKEKLAGATALLELPTDRPRPAIQTYRGKTEKFALTKELRSALAVLSQQQGVTLFMMLLAAFQTLLYRYSNQTDICVGTPIGNRNGKEIEGLIGLFLNTLVLRSDLSANPSFSDLLSQVRQVALDAYAHQDLPFEQLVEQLQPERSLSYAPLFQVMFVLLVAPTSQLQLPGLTLSPFPIESLTAKFDLTLSLENTGTGLIGYLEYNTDLFDAATIARMVEHYQTLLEAVVANPHQKISELPLLTAKEKHQILVEWNDTQLDYPKQLCLHSLFEQQVEKTPDAVAVVFENEQLTYTQLNAKANQLAHHLLQLGVGPEVLVAICVERSIEMLVGLVAILKAGGAYVPLDPIYPPERLAYILEDSGAKVLLAQQAVAELLPETHGHVVYLDTDWPIHQSSSNPNTHVCADNLAYAIYTSGSTGRPKGVQIPHRAVVNFLNSMSAQPGIGSEDVLVAVTTITFDIAALELFLPLSRGAWVVLTRDLIADGGQSTAALGTSSATVMQGTPATWRALMQAGFLGNPQLKILCGGEALDRELAAQLLERADSLWNMYGPTETTIWSAVSQVQPDSGAVSIGRAIANTQFYILDVNLQPVPVGVAGELHIGGDGLARGYLSRPELTAEKFIPNPFSKKPGERLYKTGDLVRYLKDGNIEYIGRIDHQVKVRGFRIELAEIEALLSQHPTVQHTVVIAKDIAGDKRLVAYLVPQAQTTPALSELRSFLKQQLPEYMVPSYFMVLDAFPLTPNGKVDRKALPTPDQTRIEAQAYVAPRNEVERILSHVWQEVLNLERVGVNDNFFELGGHSLLVVQVHSKLNQKLLGNINKEISVVDLFKYPTISTLAQYLRQEQNGATPARQKINDRASKQIEALKRQPLMKQRKKNNG
- a CDS encoding beta-ketoacyl synthase N-terminal-like domain-containing protein, with product MDNQETNDEMEVLASIAGRFPGAKNVDEFWQNLRDGVEFISSVGEQEEIQL
- a CDS encoding non-ribosomal peptide synthetase, producing the protein MKTIEEFLSDLCTLDVKLWVDGDRLRCSAPEGILTPSLRLQLQERKVEILAFLQKASLTSSSALATIQPVSRSLKLPLSFAQQRLWFLQQLEPESGFYNIHVQVRFQGNLNVTALEYSLNHIISRHEVLRTNFVVVDGQPIQVIADSKTITLATVDLQHLEPTQRESTCRQLILEEAAQPFDLTTDSLVRASLFKLTETEHVLLLMMHHMVSDWWSMGVLVNELAAIYQAAYNNVPIALPKLPIQYADFAVWQRQWLQGEELTKQVGYWKEKLAGAPALLEMPTDRPRPAIQTYKGATEKFKLSQELCEALTALSQRQGVTLFMTLLAAFQILLYRYSGQTDICVGTPIANRNRAETEGLFGLFLNTLVLRGNLSGNPSFVDFLLQVRSVALGAYAHQDLPFEQLVEQLQPERSLSHTPLFQVMFVLHNTPMQVLQLPNLTLSPLELESSTAKFDLNLTLKNTAQGFSENTDVGLSGFLDYNTDLFDATTIARMAEHYLTLLEAVVANPHQKISELPLLSDREQRQILVEWNDTQANYPKQLCLHQLFEQQVEKTPDAVAVVFENEQLTYTQLNAKANQLAHHLLQLGVGPEVLVAICVERSIEMLVGLLAILKAGGAYVPLDPIYPPERLAYILENSGAKVLLSQQTVANLLPEIHGHIVYLDKDLPIHQSSSNPNTHVCADNLAYAIYTSGSTGRPKGVQIPHRAVVNFLNSMSAQPGIVSEDVLVAVTTITFDIAALELFLPLSRGARLVLTRDLIADGGQSTAALGTSSATVMQGTPATWRALMQAGFVGNPQLKILCGGEALDRELAAQLLERADSLWNMYGPTETTIWSAVSQVQPDSGAVSIGRAIANTQFYILDANLQPVPVGVAGELHIGGDGLARGYLSRPELTAEKFIPNPFGDASSRLYKTGDLVRYKSNGNIEYIGRIDHQVKVRGFRIELAEIEAILGQHPTVEQAVVIAKDIAGDKRLVAYLLAQSEATPVVSELRSFLKQQLPEYMVPSYFVVLDAFPLTPNGKVDRKALPTPDQTRIEAQAYVAPRNEVERILTHVWQEVLNLEKVGVNDNFFELGGHSLLVVQVHSKLNQKLLGNINKEISVVDLFKYPTISTLAQYLGQEQNGATPARQKLNDRASKQIEALKRQPLMKQRKKNNG